The following proteins come from a genomic window of Synechococcus sp. BIOS-E4-1:
- a CDS encoding HAD family hydrolase — MLSPSLLVFDFDGVIVDGMNEYWWSARRACLRLHPAVDLPESTPPEFRQLRPWIHHGWEMVLIAALISEQCGPLEQLGVHEFVHDYAAHCTAALKRFSWTPALLQQALEAVRADAVRTDRDAWLALHQPYPGVPERLNAFSEENMAWAVLTTKARDFTAELLASMGLKPERLDGHESGSKPEVLRRLACDWTLSGFVEDRRPTLETVRATPGLESLPCWLVSWGYLRPTDFTDPSGAIRLLRPEQFAAPLADWP, encoded by the coding sequence GTGCTTTCCCCCAGTCTGCTGGTCTTTGATTTTGACGGCGTGATTGTGGATGGGATGAATGAGTACTGGTGGAGTGCTCGTCGTGCCTGCCTGCGTCTGCATCCTGCTGTCGATCTTCCTGAGTCCACACCTCCAGAGTTCAGGCAGCTCAGGCCTTGGATTCATCACGGTTGGGAGATGGTGCTGATCGCGGCATTGATCTCTGAGCAATGCGGCCCTCTCGAGCAGCTCGGGGTCCACGAGTTTGTGCATGATTACGCGGCGCATTGCACAGCTGCACTGAAACGTTTCAGCTGGACGCCTGCCTTGCTGCAGCAAGCACTGGAGGCGGTGCGGGCCGATGCGGTGCGGACCGATCGTGATGCCTGGCTGGCTCTGCATCAGCCCTATCCGGGCGTGCCTGAACGTTTGAATGCTTTTTCGGAAGAGAACATGGCCTGGGCTGTGCTGACCACAAAGGCACGTGATTTCACGGCCGAGCTGCTCGCCTCGATGGGGCTCAAACCTGAACGGCTGGATGGCCATGAGTCGGGATCGAAGCCTGAGGTGCTGCGCCGCCTCGCCTGCGACTGGACCTTGAGCGGTTTTGTTGAGGACCGTCGCCCCACTCTGGAAACCGTTCGTGCCACCCCAGGTCTTGAATCCCTGCCCTGCTGGCTGGTCAGCTGGGGATACCTGAGACCTACTGATTTCACTGATCCCTCCGGTGCCATTCGCCTGCTGCGACCAGAGCAGTTCGCAGCCCCCTTGGCGGACTGGCCCTGA